A region from the Nesterenkonia lacusekhoensis genome encodes:
- a CDS encoding TPM domain-containing protein: MLTEALPSSLITSVPMPVGAILVGPLLIGAAVLALIGIGAVWLSGGKKQQRIIGRPGPQQMSGEASEKPDRLDTAPLETLRQEAGTMLIAADDAVRSSEQEVLFAQASYGEEEVAVFQQDIAQAHEHLSESFRLQHQLDREPPEQEHEARELVKRIFANCEKIHETLEAHRKEFEGMRNLERDPRPALEQLNRQLSDLAARRENVESQLPTLEKKYSEDALTQFRDNLTQSAEALQQASHARDAARGSAHAGSTSDAVVSIHHGEEAAGDAADLISSMEQHGQRLEQARRNLDVGLAQTEQDLAQARAIRDAGQAPELAGPIAAAETAAARVRRELSAEERIDPLELLQSLELAHRELDEPLNSVRDLQAKDRRARETLDAELLTARNQVQSSVDYMRSRRRFTSNTARTRLAEAERCLSEAQSFADSQPSRALEMASQAKTLAVQAAQIAQRESAETNMNAMGGGVAGRDPVGGGYGGGFGGGFGGGYRGGYGGGFGGGPLGGGFGGGYRMGYGRRGVRMRPRRRRGFF; this comes from the coding sequence CGAGGCCCTTCCCAGCTCCCTGATCACCAGTGTTCCGATGCCGGTCGGGGCCATACTGGTGGGCCCACTTCTCATCGGAGCGGCGGTGCTGGCGCTGATCGGCATAGGGGCGGTATGGCTCTCCGGCGGCAAGAAGCAGCAGAGGATCATCGGCCGGCCCGGCCCGCAGCAGATGTCCGGGGAGGCCTCAGAGAAGCCGGATCGGCTGGACACCGCTCCGCTGGAGACGCTGCGCCAAGAGGCCGGCACCATGCTCATCGCAGCCGACGACGCCGTCCGCTCCTCCGAACAGGAGGTGCTCTTCGCCCAAGCCTCCTACGGCGAGGAGGAGGTGGCCGTCTTTCAGCAGGACATCGCCCAGGCCCACGAGCATCTCAGCGAGTCGTTCCGTCTGCAGCACCAGCTGGACCGCGAGCCGCCCGAGCAGGAGCATGAGGCTCGGGAGCTGGTGAAGCGGATCTTCGCCAACTGCGAGAAGATCCACGAGACCCTAGAGGCCCACCGCAAGGAATTCGAAGGGATGCGGAACCTGGAGCGGGACCCGCGCCCCGCCCTCGAGCAGCTCAACCGCCAGCTGAGCGACCTCGCCGCCCGTCGGGAGAACGTGGAGTCCCAGCTGCCCACCTTGGAGAAGAAGTACAGCGAGGATGCGCTCACGCAGTTCCGCGACAACCTGACCCAGTCTGCCGAGGCTCTGCAGCAGGCCTCCCATGCCCGCGACGCCGCCCGGGGCTCCGCCCACGCCGGCAGCACCAGTGACGCCGTGGTCTCGATCCACCACGGTGAAGAGGCCGCCGGCGACGCAGCCGATCTCATCAGCTCCATGGAGCAGCACGGACAGCGGTTGGAGCAGGCACGGCGGAACCTCGATGTGGGGCTGGCCCAGACAGAGCAGGACCTCGCCCAGGCTCGGGCCATCCGTGACGCCGGCCAGGCCCCCGAGCTGGCCGGCCCGATCGCCGCCGCAGAGACTGCCGCGGCGCGGGTTCGCCGGGAGCTCTCCGCCGAGGAGCGGATCGATCCGCTGGAGCTGCTGCAGTCCCTCGAGCTGGCTCACCGCGAGCTGGATGAGCCGCTGAACTCCGTGCGAGATCTCCAGGCCAAAGACCGGCGGGCCCGCGAGACTCTGGATGCGGAGCTGCTGACCGCCCGCAACCAGGTCCAGTCCTCCGTGGACTATATGCGCTCTCGCCGACGCTTCACCAGCAACACGGCCCGCACCCGCCTGGCCGAGGCGGAGCGCTGCCTCTCCGAGGCGCAGAGCTTCGCCGACAGCCAGCCCTCCCGCGCACTGGAGATGGCATCCCAGGCCAAGACCCTGGCAGTCCAGGCTGCGCAGATCGCCCAGCGCGAATCGGCCGAGACCAACATGAACGCCATGGGCGGAGGCGTCGCCGGCCGTGACCCCGTGGGCGGCGGCTACGGAGGCGGCTTCGGAGGCGGCTTCGGCGGTGGGTACCGTGGAGGCTACGGAGGCGGCTTCGGAGGCGGCCCGCTGGGCGGCGGATTCGGCGGCGGCTACCGCATGGGCTACGGACGCAGAGGCGTGCGCATGCGGCCGCGCCGGCGTCGCGGGTTCTTCTGA
- a CDS encoding PspA/IM30 family protein, giving the protein MSKQSIFGRMSQLIRANVNAMLDRAEDPEKMLDQMVRDFTNNIAEAEEAVAQTIGNLRMMEDDYKEDLETAQSWGQKALAASRKADEFRQAGDSENTAKFDNLAKVAIQRQMESESSAKTAEPTIQSQREIVEKLKSGLEQMKSKRQQLVSKRDELVARSRAAHAQSQVHDAVKSIDVMDPTSEVGRFEEKIRREEARVRGQNELASSSLDAQFESLEDLGEQAEVEARLAALKGPSPDRQAIGSGESGSGVSAEDIAADLEALESQNDKS; this is encoded by the coding sequence GTGTCCAAGCAGTCGATTTTCGGCAGAATGTCCCAGCTCATCCGCGCCAATGTGAACGCGATGCTGGACCGCGCCGAAGACCCGGAGAAGATGCTGGACCAGATGGTCCGGGACTTCACCAACAACATCGCAGAGGCTGAGGAGGCCGTCGCCCAGACCATCGGCAATCTGCGCATGATGGAGGACGACTACAAGGAGGACCTGGAGACCGCCCAGTCCTGGGGCCAGAAGGCGTTGGCCGCCTCCCGCAAGGCTGATGAGTTCCGTCAGGCCGGCGACTCCGAGAACACCGCCAAGTTCGACAACCTCGCCAAAGTGGCCATCCAGCGTCAGATGGAGTCCGAGTCCTCCGCCAAGACCGCTGAGCCCACCATCCAGTCTCAGCGCGAGATCGTGGAGAAGCTGAAGTCCGGCCTGGAACAGATGAAGTCCAAGCGCCAGCAGCTGGTCTCCAAGCGCGACGAGCTGGTCGCACGCTCCCGTGCCGCCCACGCCCAGTCCCAGGTCCACGACGCGGTCAAGTCCATCGACGTCATGGATCCGACCTCCGAGGTGGGCCGTTTCGAGGAGAAGATCCGCCGCGAGGAGGCCCGCGTGCGCGGTCAGAACGAGCTCGCCTCCTCCTCCCTGGACGCCCAGTTCGAATCCCTCGAGGACCTGGGTGAGCAGGCAGAGGTCGAAGCCCGCCTCGCCGCTCTGAAGGGCCCCTCCCCCGACCGGCAGGCCATCGGCTCCGGTGAGTCCGGCAGCGGTGTCAGCGCTGAAGACATCGCCGCTGACCTGGAGGCCCTCGAGTCGCAAAACGACAAGAGCTGA
- the pdxS gene encoding pyridoxal 5'-phosphate synthase lyase subunit PdxS — MTDTAPAATGAPAAEKGTVNKGLAQMLKGGVIMDVVTPDQAKIAEEAGAVAVMALERVPADIRATGGVARMSDPDLISGIIDTVSIPVMAKARIGHFVEAQVLEHLKVDYIDESEVLSPADYIHHIDKSKFSVPFVCGATNLGEALRRITEGASMIRSKGEAGTGDVSEAMKHIRTINAEIAQLTSLAEDELFVRAKELQAPYELVKQVARDGRLPVVLFVAGGVATPADAAMMMQMGADGVFVGSGIFKSGNPAARAEAIVKATTYYDDPAVLAEVSKGLGDAMVGLNVSDLPAPHRLAERGW; from the coding sequence GTGACCGATACAGCCCCCGCCGCCACCGGAGCGCCCGCCGCTGAGAAGGGCACCGTCAACAAAGGGCTCGCTCAGATGCTCAAGGGCGGCGTCATCATGGACGTGGTCACCCCTGACCAGGCCAAGATCGCCGAGGAGGCCGGCGCCGTCGCCGTGATGGCCCTGGAGCGCGTCCCCGCCGACATCCGCGCCACCGGCGGCGTGGCCCGCATGTCTGACCCGGACCTGATCTCCGGGATCATCGACACCGTCTCCATCCCTGTGATGGCCAAGGCCCGGATCGGCCACTTCGTCGAGGCCCAGGTCCTGGAGCACCTGAAGGTGGACTACATCGACGAGTCCGAGGTGCTCTCCCCCGCTGACTACATCCATCACATCGATAAGTCGAAGTTCTCGGTGCCGTTCGTCTGTGGTGCCACCAACCTGGGTGAGGCGCTGCGCCGCATCACAGAAGGCGCTTCCATGATCCGCTCCAAGGGCGAGGCGGGCACCGGTGACGTCTCCGAGGCCATGAAGCACATCCGCACCATCAATGCGGAGATCGCTCAGCTGACCTCCCTGGCCGAGGACGAGCTCTTCGTCCGCGCCAAGGAGCTGCAGGCCCCCTACGAGCTGGTCAAGCAGGTCGCCCGGGACGGCCGGCTGCCCGTGGTGCTCTTCGTGGCCGGCGGCGTGGCCACCCCGGCCGATGCCGCCATGATGATGCAGATGGGCGCCGACGGCGTCTTCGTGGGCTCGGGCATCTTCAAGTCCGGCAACCCGGCGGCCCGCGCCGAGGCGATCGTGAAGGCCACCACCTACTACGACGACCCGGCCGTCCTCGCCGAGGTCTCCAAGGGACTGGGCGATGCGATGGTCGGTCTGAACGTCTCCGACCTGCCCGCCCCGCACCGCCTGGCCGAACGCGGCTGGTGA
- a CDS encoding IS30 family transposase has translation MYHLVRPGRAHPRRDEYHRLRLEGFSRAEAAQRVGASARSARNWDRQSAPNGYNKKMHSTFPDPAAPATHRRYLNAADRLAISDLLRRGCSYAQIAAELGRSRSTISREVTRNSHRGLYHPYLAHQQSVDRRARPKPRKLVPGSRIFAYVWDKLQLEWSPEQISGKLAEEFPEDQEMRVCHETIYQALYLQARGGLKREVQAALRTGRAMRKPAGDQRRSRSLGGQMVMISQRPAEVEDRAVPGHWEGDLIIGADSKSAIATLVERHTRFVMLCHLPGDHTAQTVAAALTQRMKTLPEHLRGSLTWDQGAEMAAHHTISVAADLPIYFCDPASPWQRGSNENTNGLLRQYFPKGTDLSVHGPEDLELVANKLNGRPRKTLGWDSPADRMKELLTTS, from the coding sequence ATGTATCACCTGGTACGTCCCGGCCGGGCGCATCCACGCAGAGATGAGTACCATCGACTGCGGTTAGAGGGATTCAGCCGTGCAGAGGCTGCCCAACGAGTCGGTGCATCTGCGCGATCGGCGCGGAATTGGGACCGTCAGAGTGCGCCCAATGGGTATAACAAGAAGATGCACAGCACCTTCCCTGATCCCGCCGCGCCCGCGACTCACCGGCGGTACCTCAACGCGGCAGACAGACTCGCGATCTCTGACCTGCTGCGACGAGGCTGTTCCTACGCTCAGATCGCTGCTGAGCTGGGACGGAGCCGTTCAACGATCAGCCGAGAGGTCACCCGCAACAGCCACAGAGGCCTCTACCACCCGTACCTCGCTCATCAGCAGAGCGTCGACCGGCGGGCACGGCCCAAGCCCAGGAAACTGGTGCCTGGCAGCCGGATCTTCGCCTACGTCTGGGACAAGCTGCAGCTGGAATGGTCCCCGGAGCAGATCAGTGGAAAGCTCGCTGAAGAGTTCCCCGAAGATCAGGAGATGCGTGTGTGCCACGAAACGATCTACCAGGCCCTGTACCTACAGGCTCGTGGTGGATTGAAGCGTGAAGTCCAAGCCGCGCTGCGCACTGGTCGGGCGATGCGCAAGCCTGCCGGTGACCAGCGCAGATCCCGGAGTCTGGGTGGGCAGATGGTCATGATCAGCCAGCGTCCTGCTGAGGTCGAGGACCGGGCAGTGCCGGGGCACTGGGAAGGAGACCTGATCATCGGTGCTGACAGTAAGTCCGCGATCGCGACTTTGGTGGAGCGTCATACCCGGTTTGTGATGCTCTGCCATCTTCCTGGTGATCACACCGCCCAGACGGTCGCGGCCGCGCTGACCCAGCGGATGAAGACGCTTCCTGAGCATCTTCGCGGTTCGCTGACGTGGGATCAGGGAGCCGAGATGGCCGCTCATCACACGATCAGCGTGGCTGCTGATCTTCCGATCTACTTCTGTGACCCGGCTTCACCCTGGCAGCGGGGATCGAATGAGAACACCAACGGGTTGCTTCGCCAGTACTTCCCTAAGGGAACTGATCTTTCAGTCCATGGCCCAGAGGATCTGGAGCTGGTCGCGAACAAGCTCAACGGCAGGCCTAGGAAGACATTGGGATGGGACAGTCCCGCAGACCGCATGAAAGAGTTGCTCACGACCAGCTGA
- the pdxT gene encoding pyridoxal 5'-phosphate synthase glutaminase subunit PdxT, whose product MTAPQIGVLALQGAVAEHVRALAASGAEVRTVHRPAELEGLDGLVVPGGESTTMARLAAPVRLMEAVRERHDAGMAVFGTCAGLILLAESVADAEALEGFERIRGLDVRVRRNGYGSQLDSFTEDLAVAGLPGEEHPLSAVFIRAPLIEELGEGVEVLAASEVAGTQGTDGERSPVAVRQGRLLGASFHPELTEDTRLHQLFVEMAGGA is encoded by the coding sequence ATGACCGCACCGCAGATCGGCGTGCTGGCCCTGCAGGGCGCCGTGGCCGAGCACGTCCGGGCCTTAGCCGCCTCCGGGGCTGAGGTGCGCACTGTGCACCGCCCCGCTGAGCTCGAGGGCCTGGACGGCCTGGTGGTCCCCGGCGGAGAGTCCACCACGATGGCACGGCTGGCCGCGCCGGTGCGCCTCATGGAGGCCGTCCGGGAGAGGCACGACGCCGGTATGGCCGTCTTCGGCACCTGTGCCGGCCTCATCCTTCTGGCCGAGTCGGTGGCCGACGCCGAGGCGCTGGAGGGCTTCGAGCGCATCAGGGGCTTGGACGTACGGGTGCGCCGCAACGGCTACGGCAGCCAGCTGGACTCCTTCACCGAGGATCTCGCCGTCGCTGGTCTGCCCGGCGAGGAGCATCCGCTCTCAGCGGTGTTCATCCGTGCCCCGCTGATCGAGGAGCTCGGCGAGGGTGTGGAAGTCCTGGCAGCCTCAGAGGTGGCCGGGACTCAGGGCACCGACGGCGAGCGCAGCCCGGTGGCCGTGCGCCAGGGCCGGCTGCTCGGCGCCAGCTTCCACCCAGAGCTCACCGAGGACACTCGCCTGCATCAGCTCTTCGTGGAGATGGCCGGCGGCGCCTGA
- a CDS encoding serine hydrolase domain-containing protein, with protein MHRPALRTSAPLVFGALLLTSCTQAPEPEAVEEPVDQASLEEFLNEHDDVLAEEAVVMVLRDGQTHTASTSGADEDTVFELASLSKPMTGMLLADAVERGEVDLDDPVQDHLTELEGTEAGEVTLEELATHTAGLPLVPEADGFAEQDRQARNAGENPYTVTTEELIGLAAEQDVGERGRYVYSNLGIALLGHALAEQAGTSYDQLLRQRLTGPLDMEDTTTSDAEGHPSDEDLIQGYDNTGEVEDFGSAAFSPASASRGTPQDYLRLIEGIFDETAPGSQAVEPSEIHPEMGLGWHLEPEGYAWHNGISNGYATLAALDPETETAVVLFSNYGQENSVLGMDLLEDILDAAD; from the coding sequence ATGCATCGACCTGCTCTCCGCACTTCCGCACCGCTGGTGTTCGGGGCTCTGCTGCTGACCTCCTGCACCCAGGCCCCGGAGCCCGAGGCGGTCGAGGAGCCCGTCGACCAGGCGTCCTTGGAGGAGTTCCTCAACGAGCACGACGACGTGCTGGCCGAGGAGGCCGTGGTGATGGTGCTCCGTGACGGACAGACCCACACCGCCTCCACCTCGGGGGCGGATGAGGACACTGTGTTCGAGCTGGCGTCATTGTCCAAACCGATGACCGGCATGCTGCTGGCCGACGCCGTCGAGCGTGGCGAGGTGGATCTGGACGACCCGGTGCAGGACCACCTGACCGAGCTGGAGGGCACTGAGGCCGGGGAGGTCACCTTGGAGGAGCTGGCCACCCACACCGCGGGGCTTCCTCTGGTGCCCGAGGCCGACGGCTTCGCCGAGCAGGACCGTCAGGCGCGGAACGCCGGGGAGAATCCCTACACGGTCACCACTGAGGAGCTGATCGGCCTGGCCGCGGAGCAGGACGTGGGGGAGCGCGGCCGGTACGTCTATTCCAATCTGGGCATCGCTCTGCTGGGCCATGCCCTGGCCGAGCAGGCGGGCACGTCCTATGACCAGCTGCTCCGCCAGCGGCTGACCGGCCCGCTGGACATGGAAGATACCACCACCTCCGACGCCGAGGGCCACCCCTCCGACGAAGATCTCATCCAGGGCTATGACAACACCGGCGAGGTGGAGGACTTCGGCTCGGCGGCCTTCAGCCCTGCCTCGGCCTCCCGGGGTACGCCGCAGGACTATCTGCGGCTCATCGAAGGGATCTTTGATGAGACCGCGCCGGGCAGTCAGGCGGTGGAGCCCTCGGAGATCCACCCGGAGATGGGCTTGGGCTGGCATCTGGAGCCCGAGGGCTACGCCTGGCACAACGGCATCTCCAACGGCTACGCGACCCTGGCGGCTCTGGATCCGGAGACGGAGACTGCTGTGGTGCTCTTCTCCAACTATGGGCAGGAGAACAGCGTGCTCGGCATGGACCTGCTCGAGGACATCCTCGACGCCGCCGACTGA
- a CDS encoding LysR family transcriptional regulator produces the protein MAARLIDDALPLLEAVSHYGGVNAAADVLGRNASGISRQLQRLSADLGTPLLRRRGRQVELTDAAQALVREAPHLHAAEERARSALFDAADPQVGQVRIAAHVFAVSAIAVPALAAWQEQHPQSTWLLREAEPANAQRLLVSREADLVVMPAGPHTPPTDHPRFTVRRLVVEPVDLIISQNHPLAAEHGDIDLVEVSDERWILGSPGQGSRQEILEHCAKAGFTPSEGHHAQDWTAVSSLVAAGLGVSFMPRMAPTHSGVVRVPLSGPSAPVRTVLMVMRRGSEGWSLLAETMEALVSRAAEEVRRPL, from the coding sequence ATGGCCGCCCGACTGATCGACGATGCCCTGCCCCTGCTGGAGGCCGTCTCCCACTACGGCGGAGTCAACGCAGCCGCCGATGTCCTGGGACGCAACGCCAGCGGCATCTCGCGTCAGCTGCAGCGGCTCTCCGCAGACCTGGGAACCCCTCTGCTGCGACGACGGGGACGGCAGGTGGAGCTCACCGACGCCGCCCAGGCCTTGGTCCGGGAGGCGCCGCATCTGCATGCCGCTGAGGAGCGTGCCCGCAGCGCGCTGTTCGATGCGGCTGACCCACAGGTCGGTCAGGTGCGGATCGCTGCCCATGTCTTCGCGGTCTCGGCCATCGCGGTGCCCGCACTGGCCGCCTGGCAGGAGCAGCACCCGCAGAGCACCTGGCTGCTGCGGGAGGCGGAGCCGGCCAACGCCCAACGGCTGCTGGTCTCCCGGGAGGCGGACCTGGTGGTGATGCCGGCCGGCCCCCACACTCCGCCCACGGACCATCCGCGCTTCACCGTGCGCCGTCTGGTGGTCGAGCCGGTGGACCTGATCATCTCCCAGAACCATCCGCTGGCGGCAGAGCACGGGGACATCGACCTGGTGGAGGTGTCAGACGAGCGATGGATTCTCGGCTCCCCCGGACAGGGCTCTCGACAGGAGATCCTGGAACACTGCGCCAAAGCGGGATTCACGCCTTCAGAGGGCCATCACGCCCAGGACTGGACCGCCGTCTCCTCTCTGGTGGCGGCGGGGCTGGGGGTGTCCTTCATGCCGCGGATGGCACCCACCCACTCCGGCGTCGTGCGAGTGCCGCTCTCCGGGCCCAGCGCGCCGGTGCGGACCGTGCTGATGGTGATGCGCCGCGGCTCCGAGGGCTGGTCCCTGCTGGCGGAGACGATGGAGGCCCTGGTCAGCCGAGCCGCCGAGGAGGTCCGCCGTCCCCTCTGA
- a CDS encoding UPF0182 family protein — MSFSQGFGSSNPFGGSGSLFGSGSGRNNDDDSGSGRGGSGGGFGGFGGGGGSSDSGERTGPRRPSALIITIVIIAALIGAFMVFSGFYAEIQWYNHLGYSEVFWTERLARISIFVVAFLLMGFLVWLSLWLAFRNRPQNLRGQVNDSVARYQKSLDSMRRLVMLGLPALMGVFAGTTAQGAWETVLLFINQEPFGAADPEFGLDFGFFVFTLPFLGFLNGFLISAVLVAGIAGILCHYLYGGIRIEQSGKFVVEKAARWHIAVTGAVFLLLQGVNWWMDRYATLQDQGGNWAGAMYTDVNAVIPAQTILAVAAAVVALVFILTAVTGRWRFSIIGAAMLVVTAVIGGALYPFLVQEYQVQPSERTLETPYIERNMEMTRLAYGLDELEQSDYDAEMVAEEGALAEDGANTENIRLLDPNLVSAAFGQFQQFRQYYSFPETLSFDRYDLDGDTHDTVIAAREVNVADDASWVNQHLIYTHGYGLVAANASTVTPEGRPDFTLQGIPTHGELASDEDYEPRIYFGENSPEYSIVGAPEGADPMELDRPASADSDQDTVYTFSGDGGPSVGNIFNRLVYAIQFQSPEILLSGDMNEESQILYDRQPRERVEKVAPFLEVDQNIYPAIVGDRVKWIVEGYTTSDAFPYSTQQQLESATTDALTQGGQVLTGNVNYIRNSVKATVDAYDGSVELYAWDTEDPILQSWENIFPGTLQPYSEMSAELMDHVRYPEDMFRVQRALLGEYHVTDPGTFYEGNDAWSVPDDPTSEGENSVAQPPYYMTLRMPEQEEESFSLTGTFIPQVAEGAQQRNVLYGFLAASGDAGTGEDGVKHDDYGQLRLLELPRDTAVPGPGQTQANFDSNAQISQQLNLLRQGASEVINGNMITLPAGDGILYVQPVYVQSTGTAAAYPALRHVLVAYGEEVGFADTLGEALDQVFGGESGAAVAEGAGVEGEAVDDDLELPEGEEGAVEDGAEQEPAPEEDEEAAPEEEDEEQADAPAAGDGDLDSIRDEVLDAWEDSQEAFETGDWGAYGEAQERLSEALAELEALNGE; from the coding sequence GTGAGTTTCTCTCAGGGATTCGGTTCATCGAACCCCTTCGGAGGGTCGGGGAGCCTGTTCGGCTCCGGCTCCGGCAGGAACAACGATGACGACAGCGGCTCCGGCCGCGGAGGGTCCGGCGGCGGCTTCGGCGGCTTCGGCGGAGGGGGCGGCAGCAGCGACTCCGGCGAACGCACCGGCCCGCGCCGTCCCTCCGCGCTGATCATCACCATTGTGATCATCGCGGCGCTGATCGGTGCCTTCATGGTCTTCTCCGGCTTCTACGCGGAGATCCAGTGGTACAACCACCTGGGCTACTCCGAGGTCTTCTGGACCGAGCGGCTGGCCCGGATCAGCATCTTCGTCGTCGCCTTCCTGCTGATGGGCTTCCTGGTCTGGCTGAGCCTGTGGCTGGCGTTCCGGAACCGCCCGCAGAATCTGAGGGGCCAGGTCAACGATTCGGTGGCCCGCTACCAGAAGTCCTTGGACTCCATGCGGCGTCTGGTGATGCTGGGTCTGCCTGCGCTGATGGGTGTCTTCGCCGGCACCACCGCTCAGGGCGCCTGGGAGACGGTGCTGCTGTTCATCAATCAGGAGCCCTTCGGCGCAGCTGATCCGGAGTTCGGCCTGGACTTCGGCTTCTTCGTCTTCACCCTGCCCTTCCTGGGCTTCCTCAACGGCTTCCTGATCTCAGCGGTCCTGGTGGCCGGTATCGCCGGCATCCTCTGCCACTACCTCTACGGCGGCATCCGGATCGAACAGTCCGGCAAGTTCGTCGTGGAGAAGGCCGCCCGCTGGCACATCGCCGTCACCGGTGCAGTCTTCCTGCTGCTGCAGGGCGTGAACTGGTGGATGGACCGCTACGCCACGCTGCAGGATCAGGGCGGCAACTGGGCCGGTGCCATGTACACCGACGTCAACGCGGTCATCCCCGCACAGACCATCCTGGCGGTGGCCGCGGCCGTCGTCGCACTGGTCTTCATCCTGACCGCTGTGACCGGCCGGTGGCGCTTCAGCATCATCGGTGCGGCCATGCTGGTGGTCACCGCCGTCATCGGTGGTGCGCTCTACCCGTTCCTGGTCCAGGAGTACCAAGTCCAGCCGTCCGAGCGGACTCTGGAGACCCCCTACATCGAGCGGAACATGGAGATGACCCGCTTGGCCTACGGTCTCGATGAGCTCGAGCAGAGCGACTACGACGCCGAGATGGTGGCCGAGGAGGGGGCGCTGGCTGAGGACGGCGCCAACACTGAGAACATCCGTCTGCTGGACCCGAACCTGGTCTCTGCGGCCTTCGGCCAGTTCCAGCAGTTCCGTCAGTACTACTCCTTCCCGGAGACGCTGAGCTTCGACCGCTACGACCTCGACGGCGACACTCATGACACCGTCATCGCCGCCCGTGAGGTCAACGTCGCCGACGATGCCTCCTGGGTCAACCAGCACCTGATCTACACCCACGGCTACGGCCTGGTGGCGGCCAACGCCTCCACGGTCACCCCGGAGGGCCGGCCCGACTTCACCCTGCAGGGCATCCCCACCCACGGTGAGCTGGCCAGCGACGAGGACTACGAGCCGCGCATCTACTTCGGGGAGAACTCCCCGGAGTACTCGATCGTGGGTGCCCCCGAGGGTGCTGACCCGATGGAGCTGGACCGCCCGGCATCGGCCGACTCGGACCAGGACACCGTCTACACCTTCTCCGGCGACGGCGGGCCGTCGGTGGGCAACATCTTCAACCGGCTGGTCTATGCGATCCAGTTCCAGTCCCCGGAGATCCTGCTCTCCGGCGATATGAACGAAGAGTCCCAGATCCTCTACGACCGTCAGCCCAGGGAGCGTGTCGAGAAGGTCGCACCGTTCCTGGAGGTCGATCAGAACATCTACCCGGCGATCGTCGGTGACCGGGTGAAGTGGATCGTCGAGGGCTACACCACCTCGGACGCGTTCCCGTACTCGACCCAGCAGCAGCTGGAGTCGGCCACCACGGATGCTCTGACCCAGGGCGGACAGGTGCTGACCGGCAACGTGAACTACATCCGCAACTCGGTCAAGGCCACTGTCGATGCCTATGACGGTTCGGTGGAGCTTTACGCATGGGACACCGAGGACCCGATTCTGCAGTCCTGGGAGAACATCTTCCCGGGCACTCTGCAGCCCTACTCGGAGATGAGCGCCGAGCTCATGGATCACGTCCGCTATCCCGAGGACATGTTCCGCGTGCAGCGCGCCCTGCTGGGTGAGTACCACGTGACCGATCCGGGCACCTTCTACGAGGGCAACGACGCCTGGTCGGTTCCGGACGATCCGACCAGCGAGGGCGAGAACTCGGTGGCCCAGCCCCCGTACTACATGACTCTGCGGATGCCGGAGCAGGAGGAGGAGAGCTTCTCCCTGACCGGTACCTTCATTCCGCAGGTGGCTGAGGGTGCTCAGCAGCGCAACGTGCTCTACGGCTTCCTCGCCGCCTCCGGCGACGCCGGCACCGGCGAGGACGGCGTGAAGCACGACGACTATGGTCAGCTGCGTCTGCTCGAGCTGCCGCGTGACACCGCAGTTCCCGGCCCGGGCCAGACCCAGGCGAACTTCGACTCCAACGCGCAGATCTCCCAGCAGCTGAACCTGCTGCGTCAGGGAGCCTCCGAGGTGATCAACGGCAACATGATCACCCTGCCCGCCGGCGACGGCATCCTGTATGTCCAGCCGGTCTATGTCCAGTCCACCGGCACCGCGGCGGCATACCCGGCGCTGCGCCACGTGCTGGTGGCCTACGGCGAGGAGGTCGGCTTCGCCGACACCCTGGGCGAGGCGCTGGACCAGGTCTTCGGAGGCGAGTCCGGCGCTGCGGTCGCTGAGGGCGCCGGCGTCGAGGGTGAGGCTGTCGACGACGACCTCGAGCTGCCTGAGGGCGAGGAGGGCGCCGTCGAGGACGGTGCCGAGCAGGAGCCGGCCCCTGAGGAGGACGAGGAGGCTGCCCCTGAGGAGGAGGACGAGGAGCAGGCCGATGCGCCGGCAGCCGGAGACGGCGACCTCGACTCCATCCGTGACGAGGTCCTCGACGCCTGGGAGGACTCCCAGGAGGCCTTCGAGACGGGAGACTGGGGCGCCTACGGCGAGGCCCAGGAGCGCCTGTCCGAGGCCCTGGCTGAGCTCGAAGCGCTGAACGGCGAGTGA